In Allocoprobacillus halotolerans, a genomic segment contains:
- a CDS encoding cell division protein FtsX, with protein MELISCIRNFPKHCKTAFQNIWRNGVMSVSSIFAVTITLLLIAVIGVIAINVQDVTYSIEDSLTIYVKMDREISDKQAQEILPDIEKIDGVKKRHFHLRKMNWIK; from the coding sequence ATGGAGCTTATTAGTTGTATAAGAAACTTTCCTAAACATTGTAAAACAGCATTTCAGAATATTTGGCGAAATGGAGTGATGTCAGTATCTTCTATTTTTGCAGTAACAATTACATTGTTGTTGATTGCTGTGATTGGTGTTATTGCGATTAATGTTCAGGATGTGACTTATAGTATTGAAGATAGTTTAACCATCTATGTGAAGATGGATCGTGAAATTAGTGATAAACAGGCTCAAGAAATATTGCCTGATATTGAAAAGATAGATGGTGTAAAAAAGCGACATTTTCATCTAAGGAAAATGAATTGGATAAAATGA
- a CDS encoding ExeA family protein, giving the protein MEMTTYYGMDRNPFTKDTMIKTLYESNDFKQMTNRLEFIIKSRGIGVFLSNPGMGKTTCLRKTLESLNPNRYVVIYICMTTITAIDFYRMLNDALGLEEMTKKSKMFQAIQDELRRLTVENKMEVIIAIDEAQFLRKEVLREFIMLMNFDYDSKDYCTLIFVGQNEFIRTLRLKVLEPFRQRINMNYTFTGFNEEEVKNYVESRLESVGCRTDLFTKESYHTLYTLMNTSVRILNQIISKSLILGMHYKKDIIDSELIMEAGKELMIG; this is encoded by the coding sequence ATGGAAATGACAACGTATTACGGAATGGACAGAAATCCATTTACTAAAGATACAATGATTAAAACATTATATGAATCTAATGATTTTAAACAGATGACGAACCGATTGGAATTTATCATCAAATCAAGAGGAATCGGTGTATTTTTAAGCAATCCTGGGATGGGAAAGACCACATGTCTGAGAAAAACATTGGAATCTCTCAACCCCAATCGATATGTAGTAATCTATATCTGTATGACAACGATTACAGCCATAGATTTTTACAGAATGCTTAATGATGCACTGGGGCTTGAAGAGATGACAAAAAAGTCGAAGATGTTTCAAGCTATCCAGGATGAACTGAGAAGATTGACAGTAGAAAACAAAATGGAAGTCATTATAGCGATAGATGAAGCACAATTTCTCAGAAAAGAAGTGCTTAGAGAATTCATCATGCTTATGAATTTTGATTATGATTCAAAAGATTACTGTACACTGATATTCGTAGGGCAGAATGAATTTATAAGAACACTGCGACTTAAAGTCCTGGAACCATTTAGACAACGTATCAATATGAATTATACGTTTACAGGATTCAATGAAGAAGAAGTAAAAAATTATGTGGAATCACGTTTGGAATCGGTCGGTTGCCGAACAGACCTGTTTACAAAAGAAAGCTATCATACACTTTATACACTGATGAATACCTCCGTCAGGATACTCAATCAGATCATCAGTAAGAGCCTGATATTAGGAATGCATTATAAAAAGGATATCATTGATAGCGAACTGATCATGGAAGCAGGCAAGGAATTAATGATAGGATAG
- a CDS encoding transposase produces the protein MSYFTTDLYETKREIVNFSNKLSDSLDKPAAKFVMDMMFGLARSQSVLLSDIARALDENIKLNYTIDRLSNHLAQFDDEAMNQMKSNYNDMVIKHLSEDRIILLDNSEIIKKYGRKFEDLCMVRDASSLKDDIYPGYHVCEATALTQDQHHPISLYSHIYSTESEGFRSMNDETIKSIKYVKSLITERCTFVCDRGYDANVFYDYFIDENHNADDFIIRLKENRTLLFKGKPKKVGEIAKRRKGKIKMNMYFSKEDSEVYVSHTRVELPSQKGRILNLVIVYGLSEEKPMMLLTNREIRNKRDVHKIVRAYMSRWRIEEKFRFKKNQYGFENIRVRTMKSINVLNTILMMHIGHITLLAEKVDKKLLVIKMIERSKSLKGKRYYWCYQISKGIQEILKYAQKGIKEFQNIREKQEYRQLQLKL, from the coding sequence ATGAGTTATTTTACCACAGATCTATATGAAACGAAAAGAGAAATTGTCAATTTTTCTAATAAATTATCAGACAGTCTTGATAAACCTGCTGCCAAGTTTGTCATGGACATGATGTTTGGTCTTGCAAGAAGTCAAAGTGTTCTACTTAGCGATATTGCCAGAGCTCTTGATGAAAATATCAAGCTCAATTATACAATTGACAGATTATCCAATCATTTGGCTCAATTTGATGATGAAGCAATGAACCAAATGAAATCCAATTATAATGATATGGTTATCAAGCATCTTAGCGAAGACAGGATCATTTTACTTGATAACAGTGAAATCATCAAAAAATATGGAAGAAAATTTGAAGATCTTTGTATGGTCAGGGATGCTTCCTCACTTAAGGATGACATTTATCCTGGATACCATGTATGTGAGGCAACTGCCCTCACACAGGATCAACATCATCCAATATCTTTGTATAGCCATATCTATTCAACTGAAAGTGAAGGATTCAGGTCAATGAACGATGAAACAATAAAGAGCATAAAATATGTCAAATCTCTCATTACTGAAAGATGTACATTTGTATGTGACAGAGGATATGATGCCAATGTATTTTATGATTACTTCATAGATGAAAATCATAATGCAGATGATTTCATCATCAGACTCAAAGAAAATAGAACATTATTGTTTAAAGGGAAGCCAAAGAAAGTAGGAGAAATCGCCAAAAGAAGAAAAGGCAAGATTAAGATGAACATGTATTTTTCTAAGGAAGACAGTGAAGTCTATGTATCACATACGAGAGTGGAACTGCCATCACAAAAGGGAAGGATATTAAATCTAGTCATTGTGTATGGATTAAGTGAAGAAAAACCGATGATGCTTTTAACGAATAGAGAGATCAGGAATAAAAGAGATGTGCATAAGATAGTGAGGGCATATATGTCAAGGTGGCGAATCGAGGAGAAATTCAGATTCAAAAAGAATCAGTATGGTTTTGAAAATATAAGAGTAAGGACAATGAAATCAATAAATGTATTGAATACGATATTGATGATGCATATAGGGCATATAACACTGTTGGCAGAGAAAGTAGACAAGAAATTACTGGTCATAAAGATGATAGAGAGAAGCAAATCGCTTAAAGGAAAGAGATATTACTGGTGCTATCAGATTAGTAAAGGAATACAGGAAATATTAAAATATGCACAAAAGGGAATCAAGGAGTTTCAAAATATAAGAGAGAAGCAGGAATACAGGCAGCTGCAACTGAAACTATAA
- a CDS encoding CDP-alcohol phosphatidyltransferase family protein — protein sequence MFTKKEIFSIPNILCYFRILLVPVFLWAYFDLQSDEGHFVAAGILVLSSLSDFLDGFIARKCHMITELGKLIDPVADKLTQFVVACTLMYTYPAYAWLVAIIVLKDGMLLFVGYYIYRKKDKHLDQAQMPGKIATAVFFVVSIILVAFYIPETMVSSLLIYSTVVLMIIAMIYYGHDLYCLYREN from the coding sequence ATGTTTACAAAGAAAGAAATTTTTAGTATTCCAAATATATTGTGTTATTTTCGTATCTTACTTGTACCCGTATTTTTATGGGCGTATTTTGATTTGCAGTCAGATGAGGGACATTTTGTGGCTGCTGGGATATTGGTACTGTCAAGTTTAAGTGATTTTCTTGATGGATTTATTGCCAGAAAATGTCATATGATTACTGAACTTGGGAAGTTGATTGATCCTGTCGCTGATAAATTGACACAATTTGTAGTAGCGTGTACACTGATGTATACTTATCCAGCTTATGCTTGGCTAGTCGCTATTATTGTTTTGAAAGATGGTATGTTATTGTTTGTGGGGTATTATATTTATCGTAAGAAAGATAAACATTTGGATCAGGCCCAGATGCCTGGTAAAATAGCCACCGCTGTTTTCTTTGTTGTTTCAATTATCCTTGTTGCGTTCTATATTCCAGAAACAATGGTTTCATCATTGTTGATTTATTCAACTGTTGTCTTAATGATTATTGCGATGATTTATTATGGTCATGATTTATATTGTTTATATCGTGAAAACTAG
- a CDS encoding DDE-type integrase/transposase/recombinase, whose protein sequence is MNKQNTDRYEYRKLVAQVKFSLIAPVVSATFTDISAEAYFRRVSKNEVDWPDGTRRKFSAVTLKNWLYIYRNCGFDELMPKDRLDAGRVRKLDNRHKDFISDMIKEFPKVTGVMIYERMIEKGLLNVGDVSVDTVQRYIKNSGLRHGSKPVTKERRTWEFAHSCDGYEADTCHTFYIFDEAGEYRKTYLIAIIDNHSRMIVGAEFFFNDNAVNFQKVWHDAVLRYGRSKMIILDNGSSYKNKSTKEIEARLGTKIIYNPPYSPEGKAVIERFFSTIKMRWMNGDHGSHYHSLTELNMRLKSWINEYNRTPHSSLKDDIHDNHTPLERYMYDMKDVEVCQLSNKSSVEYRAWLDDVFMHETTRKVNGDSTVLIENVLFDVPSIYIGMRVIIRYDPRTFENTYLYDISEKRKFQSVGQIRLKTEGQEERRLFINGNDNVLRNGQKSIY, encoded by the coding sequence ATGAACAAACAGAATACTGATCGTTACGAGTACAGAAAACTCGTTGCACAGGTCAAATTTTCACTTATTGCACCTGTCGTTTCGGCTACATTTACGGATATATCCGCTGAAGCCTATTTTAGGCGTGTTTCCAAGAATGAGGTCGATTGGCCCGATGGTACCAGAAGAAAGTTTTCTGCTGTAACTTTAAAGAATTGGCTTTATATTTATAGAAATTGTGGATTTGATGAACTGATGCCTAAAGATCGTCTGGATGCCGGAAGAGTCAGGAAGCTGGACAATCGCCATAAAGATTTTATTAGCGATATGATCAAGGAATTCCCTAAAGTGACAGGCGTCATGATCTATGAAAGAATGATTGAAAAGGGGCTCCTCAACGTAGGTGATGTATCGGTAGATACTGTTCAGAGGTACATTAAAAATTCAGGATTGCGTCATGGGTCAAAACCTGTCACAAAAGAAAGACGTACATGGGAATTTGCTCATTCATGTGATGGATATGAAGCGGATACCTGTCATACCTTTTATATTTTTGATGAAGCCGGTGAGTACAGAAAAACTTATCTGATTGCCATCATCGATAATCATTCAAGAATGATAGTTGGTGCTGAATTCTTTTTTAATGATAATGCCGTTAATTTTCAGAAGGTATGGCATGATGCAGTACTAAGATATGGGAGAAGTAAGATGATCATCCTTGACAATGGATCAAGCTACAAAAATAAAAGCACCAAGGAGATAGAAGCAAGGCTGGGCACAAAAATCATCTACAATCCACCTTATTCACCGGAAGGAAAGGCCGTTATTGAAAGGTTCTTTTCTACCATCAAGATGAGATGGATGAATGGGGATCATGGAAGCCATTATCATTCATTGACCGAGCTCAATATGAGATTAAAAAGTTGGATTAACGAATATAACCGTACCCCTCATTCTTCACTGAAGGATGACATTCACGACAATCACACTCCATTGGAAAGATACATGTACGATATGAAGGACGTGGAGGTATGTCAGCTATCCAATAAATCATCCGTTGAATACAGAGCCTGGCTTGACGATGTGTTCATGCATGAAACGACACGTAAGGTAAATGGAGATTCAACCGTATTGATTGAAAATGTTTTATTTGATGTTCCGTCCATTTATATCGGGATGAGGGTAATCATTCGATATGATCCAAGAACTTTTGAAAATACCTATCTGTATGATATATCCGAAAAAAGAAAGTTCCAATCAGTAGGACAGATAAGGTTGAAAACGGAAGGACAAGAAGAGAGGAGATTATTTATTAATGGAAATGACAACGTATTACGGAATGGACAGAAATCCATTTACTAA
- a CDS encoding zinc ribbon domain-containing protein, with product MKKCPRCGHELKDNENFCSHCGLDLRNHYQHRRSNNKAMTYLLYVIIFFSFVTIPLLYSRALGEMTGNRTNIQQSEKVALPEMNGEARSLIASYDTLADFQNQFTNVDGIVDNIHRFEDSLSQKQAGSWSKSYQVQIADNYNIFFELTYQIELEDHTILQVQRSFDRAHSYNDETVTFIKNNITTFDELFLTTSQQQLFETFTGQQSTTNQLMDSFKKRQDEFEKKKEALGHYGIGNYDGQSSFVVYRQEKIYQSKLTYVHTPQEYIY from the coding sequence ATGAAAAAATGCCCAAGATGTGGACATGAATTAAAAGATAATGAGAATTTCTGTTCTCATTGTGGCTTGGATTTGCGCAATCATTATCAACATCGCCGATCTAACAATAAAGCCATGACTTATTTATTATATGTGATTATATTCTTTTCATTTGTGACTATTCCTTTGTTGTATAGTCGAGCACTAGGCGAAATGACAGGAAATCGTACCAATATTCAACAAAGTGAAAAAGTGGCTTTGCCAGAAATGAATGGCGAGGCAAGAAGTCTTATTGCAAGTTATGATACATTGGCAGATTTTCAAAATCAATTTACAAATGTTGATGGGATAGTTGATAATATTCATCGATTTGAAGATTCACTGTCACAAAAACAAGCGGGATCATGGTCTAAATCTTATCAGGTTCAAATTGCTGATAACTATAACATATTTTTTGAATTAACATATCAAATAGAGTTAGAGGATCATACGATTCTTCAAGTACAGCGTTCTTTTGATCGTGCACATAGCTATAATGATGAAACAGTAACATTTATAAAGAATAATATCACAACTTTTGATGAATTATTTTTAACCACATCACAACAACAATTATTTGAAACATTTACAGGTCAACAATCCACAACCAATCAATTGATGGATAGTTTTAAAAAACGTCAAGATGAATTTGAAAAGAAAAAAGAAGCATTAGGACATTATGGTATAGGGAATTATGATGGTCAATCTTCTTTTGTTGTATATCGTCAAGAGAAAATATATCAGTCAAAATTAACATATGTTCATACACCTCAAGAATATATCTATTAA
- a CDS encoding FtsX-like permease family protein has translation MIANTIKITITSRQTEISIMRMVGASNWYIRLPYMLEGVFIGMLGAIIPILVVYFGYNWMYSGAADFLPSMVSMRAPMPFIWQCSGLLVALGSGVGLIGSFVSVRKFLKF, from the coding sequence ATGATAGCTAATACAATTAAAATAACAATTACTTCACGTCAAACAGAAATCAGTATCATGCGTATGGTTGGTGCCAGCAATTGGTATATCCGTTTACCATATATGTTAGAAGGTGTCTTTATTGGAATGTTAGGAGCAATTATTCCTATTTTGGTTGTTTACTTTGGGTATAATTGGATGTATAGTGGCGCAGCTGATTTTTTACCATCAATGGTTTCAATGCGTGCACCAATGCCATTTATTTGGCAGTGTTCAGGTCTTTTGGTGGCTTTAGGAAGTGGAGTCGGTTTAATTGGAAGTTTTGTATCAGTAAGAAAATTTTTGAAATTTTAA
- a CDS encoding DUF6431 domain-containing protein, whose translation MNPPATMVQSFSVLIKHIFQTCPINFNHSLSASEFQLLETFLLNHLELSAFHIHDDHICKSPNFKFFISYDRYFITFRDNAVVEETVSIPVLYCENCKHFHAVLPHLFIVPHCQYSIPFILSVLFDKFYSSLTVNDVSNKYGISISTIYRWIKKYMCYLRYYMQLRNSYRMSFFVSMIYLYEDVMNDIYDLSSHALFQYDRKLFAPS comes from the coding sequence ATGAATCCACCCGCTACTATGGTACAATCATTTTCTGTTTTAATCAAGCATATTTTTCAAACTTGTCCTATTAATTTTAACCATTCTCTCTCTGCTAGTGAATTTCAGCTTCTCGAAACCTTTTTATTAAATCATCTGGAACTCTCTGCGTTTCATATCCATGATGATCATATATGTAAGTCACCTAATTTTAAATTCTTTATCTCTTATGATCGCTATTTTATTACTTTCCGTGATAATGCCGTTGTTGAGGAAACTGTTTCGATTCCCGTGCTTTACTGTGAAAACTGCAAACATTTTCATGCTGTCCTTCCTCATCTTTTCATTGTGCCTCATTGCCAATATTCTATTCCTTTTATATTATCTGTCCTTTTTGATAAATTTTATTCTTCATTGACTGTAAATGATGTTTCAAATAAATATGGAATATCTATTTCTACAATCTACAGATGGATCAAAAAATACATGTGCTATCTACGCTACTATATGCAGCTTAGAAACAGTTACCGCATGTCTTTTTTTGTTTCAATGATTTATCTTTATGAGGATGTCATGAATGATATCTACGATTTGAGTTCCCATGCTTTATTTCAATATGACCGCAAATTATTTGCTCCTTCGTGA
- a CDS encoding Cof-type HAD-IIB family hydrolase, with the protein MKILISDVDGTLIHHDQNISDENIRYMKELQKQGHQIALCTGRNRFEMQWILDAIDFPYDYLILNNGAQIVDKNHHVLYEKYLDGDVGKAVLDYLSNFEELAFFYSDGKVSYGYENGHCMERMTKEQKPQDGMLCDRYQLSSCFEIISFHQKNYEMDITRPCFEYIEKHWKEQLSIYYNLHCVDIVAKGCSKGNALLWLCQYLGVKDDDVYAIGDSYNDLSMLEKARNSYTFDYAHQDIKLLITQHVHYVYEVIQEMLGGKI; encoded by the coding sequence ATGAAAATATTAATAAGTGATGTAGATGGAACATTGATTCATCATGATCAAAATATAAGTGATGAAAACATACGATATATGAAAGAACTTCAAAAGCAGGGGCATCAAATTGCTTTGTGTACAGGAAGAAATCGTTTTGAAATGCAATGGATTTTAGATGCAATTGATTTTCCTTATGATTATTTGATATTGAACAATGGAGCACAGATTGTGGATAAAAACCATCATGTTCTTTATGAAAAATATCTTGATGGAGATGTAGGAAAAGCTGTATTAGATTATTTATCAAATTTTGAAGAATTGGCTTTCTTTTATAGTGATGGCAAAGTTAGCTATGGCTATGAAAATGGACATTGCATGGAACGTATGACAAAAGAACAAAAACCACAAGATGGTATGCTTTGTGATAGGTATCAGCTATCATCATGTTTTGAAATTATATCTTTTCATCAAAAGAATTATGAAATGGATATAACACGTCCTTGTTTTGAATATATTGAAAAACATTGGAAAGAACAATTAAGTATTTATTATAATTTGCATTGTGTAGATATAGTGGCTAAAGGGTGTTCTAAAGGAAATGCACTACTGTGGCTTTGTCAATATTTAGGTGTTAAGGATGATGATGTTTATGCTATAGGAGATTCTTACAACGATCTATCGATGTTGGAAAAAGCTAGAAATAGCTATACATTTGATTATGCACATCAGGATATAAAATTATTGATAACACAACATGTTCATTATGTTTATGAAGTGATTCAAGAAATGTTAGGAGGAAAAATATGA
- a CDS encoding thioredoxin: MKKWICLFMVCFLLWGCQTFKTEKLDIQGIQAIPYETLTEKLDEDVTFLLYIGRPDCGDCQEFYPVLEAYINEHQGTGIYYLNIKEYRDQAREEDATQEEKDFYENLYQRLDFDWTPTIQKITNGQVVQTYQYLDEDYFEIKDRQKQLETKQYFLDAFETFMDDYFEEETI, translated from the coding sequence ATGAAAAAATGGATTTGTCTGTTCATGGTATGTTTTTTATTATGGGGTTGTCAAACATTTAAAACAGAAAAATTAGATATACAAGGTATACAGGCAATACCTTATGAAACATTGACAGAAAAATTAGATGAAGATGTGACATTTTTATTATACATAGGTAGACCAGATTGTGGTGATTGTCAGGAATTCTATCCTGTGCTTGAAGCGTATATAAATGAACATCAAGGAACAGGTATTTATTATTTAAATATTAAGGAATATCGAGATCAGGCACGTGAAGAAGATGCGACGCAAGAAGAAAAGGATTTTTATGAAAATCTTTATCAAAGATTAGATTTTGATTGGACACCTACTATTCAAAAGATTACAAATGGTCAAGTTGTTCAAACTTATCAATATCTAGATGAAGATTATTTTGAAATCAAAGATCGTCAAAAACAATTAGAAACAAAACAATATTTTTTAGATGCTTTTGAAACATTTATGGATGATTATTTTGAGGAGGAAACAATATGA
- the ftsE gene encoding cell division ATP-binding protein FtsE gives MIKLKNVTKVYKTGVRAVNNMNVDIGEGEFVYVIGPTGAGKSTFIKLLYREEKASSGKVIVAGQDVSKIKDRKVPYFRRNIGVVFQNFRLLPKKTVFENVAFTLEVTDTPKVQIRKKVRRTLELVGLEDKANAFPHELSGGQQQRVAIARAIVNTPKVLIADEPTGNLDPDTSNEIIELLERINEVDHTTILVVTHDKEIVQKHKKRTILIEDGCIKTDTSVGGYVDGAY, from the coding sequence ATGATCAAACTTAAAAATGTAACAAAAGTGTATAAGACCGGTGTAAGAGCCGTTAATAATATGAATGTTGATATTGGTGAAGGAGAATTTGTTTATGTGATTGGGCCTACTGGAGCTGGAAAATCAACGTTTATCAAATTATTATATCGTGAAGAAAAAGCTAGTTCTGGTAAAGTGATTGTTGCAGGGCAGGATGTCTCAAAAATTAAAGATCGTAAAGTTCCTTATTTTAGAAGAAATATTGGTGTTGTTTTTCAAAACTTTAGATTATTACCAAAGAAAACTGTTTTTGAAAATGTTGCTTTTACATTAGAAGTTACAGATACCCCAAAAGTCCAAATTAGAAAGAAAGTCAGAAGAACATTAGAACTTGTAGGGTTGGAAGATAAAGCCAATGCTTTTCCTCATGAGTTATCTGGTGGTCAACAACAACGTGTAGCAATTGCAAGAGCGATAGTAAATACACCTAAAGTTTTGATTGCTGATGAACCAACAGGAAATCTTGATCCTGATACATCAAATGAAATTATTGAACTATTAGAGAGAATTAATGAAGTGGATCATACAACAATTCTTGTGGTTACACATGATAAAGAAATTGTTCAAAAACATAAAAAGAGAACAATATTGATTGAAGATGGATGTATAAAAACAGATACAAGTGTAGGAGGTTATGTAGATGGAGCTTATTAG
- a CDS encoding permease-like cell division protein FtsX — MIEKQDEDGKKLFEGYRENNPLGAAYIVEVNDASEIDTVADKISALDHVNDATSGEHQQRL, encoded by the coding sequence ATGATTGAAAAACAAGATGAAGATGGTAAAAAATTGTTTGAAGGTTATCGTGAAAATAATCCACTAGGTGCAGCTTACATAGTCGAAGTCAATGATGCTAGCGAGATAGATACTGTGGCAGATAAGATTAGTGCCTTAGATCATGTTAATGATGCGACATCAGGGGAGCATCAACAAAGACTTTAG
- the gpmI gene encoding 2,3-bisphosphoglycerate-independent phosphoglycerate mutase produces the protein MYNERVWRYREYEKRPVVLCILDGYGLTDRIDGNAVKLANTPNLDDLMAMYPTTTLKACGNAVGLPEGQMGNSEVGHLNIGAGRIVYQSLTLINKAVEEGTFFTNEAFLKAIQYAKDNQSKLHIWGLLSNGGVHSSNEHIYALLKLAKDQGLDKVYVHAFLDGRDVAPDSGSDFVKELQDKMDEIGVGQIASISGRYYAMDRDKRMDRVELAYNALIGKSGETYSDPVQYVKDSYAKEVYDEFVIPGYNPDTHGAIEDNDSIIFANFRPDRAIQMSNVFTADVYDDFKPADKPQNIHFVCMMRYADTVNGDIAFHSLDLSNTLGDYLSAQGLKQLRIAETEKYAHVTFFMDGGVDKEIEGATRVLINSPKVATYDLQPEMSAYEVKDALIAELDKDIYDVVIVNFANCDMVGHTGIIPAAIKAVSVVDECVGEVYEKVLELGGTMLITADHGNSERLLDEEGNPFTAHTTNPVPLILTNTHLELKEGGKLGDLAPTILQLLGLPVPKEMTGESLLK, from the coding sequence TTGTATAATGAACGCGTATGGAGGTATAGAGAATATGAAAAAAGACCTGTAGTTTTATGTATTTTAGATGGGTATGGATTAACTGATCGTATTGATGGAAATGCTGTAAAATTAGCCAATACACCTAATTTGGATGATTTAATGGCAATGTATCCAACAACAACTTTAAAAGCTTGTGGAAATGCTGTAGGATTACCAGAAGGACAAATGGGAAATAGTGAAGTTGGGCATTTAAATATTGGAGCTGGAAGAATTGTTTATCAATCTTTAACTTTAATTAATAAAGCAGTTGAAGAAGGAACATTCTTTACCAATGAAGCTTTCTTAAAAGCTATTCAATATGCCAAAGATAATCAATCAAAATTACATATTTGGGGATTATTATCAAATGGTGGTGTCCATTCTTCAAATGAACATATTTATGCTTTATTAAAACTTGCTAAAGATCAAGGATTAGATAAGGTTTATGTTCATGCATTCTTAGACGGAAGAGATGTAGCACCTGATAGTGGTTCTGATTTCGTGAAAGAATTACAAGATAAAATGGATGAAATTGGTGTTGGACAAATTGCTTCTATTTCTGGTAGATATTATGCAATGGATAGAGATAAGAGAATGGATCGTGTTGAATTAGCTTATAATGCATTGATTGGTAAATCTGGTGAAACTTATAGTGATCCTGTTCAATATGTGAAAGATTCTTATGCTAAAGAAGTCTATGATGAATTTGTGATTCCAGGATATAATCCTGATACACATGGAGCTATTGAAGATAACGATTCTATCATCTTTGCAAACTTTAGACCAGATAGAGCCATTCAAATGTCAAATGTTTTCACTGCTGATGTTTATGATGATTTTAAACCTGCTGATAAACCTCAAAACATTCATTTTGTATGTATGATGAGATATGCTGATACTGTTAATGGAGATATTGCTTTCCATTCATTAGATTTATCTAATACTTTAGGTGATTATTTATCAGCTCAAGGATTAAAACAATTAAGAATTGCTGAAACTGAAAAATATGCTCATGTGACATTCTTTATGGATGGTGGAGTTGATAAAGAAATCGAAGGGGCAACACGTGTATTAATCAATTCGCCAAAAGTTGCAACTTATGATTTACAACCTGAAATGAGTGCATATGAAGTCAAAGATGCATTAATTGCAGAATTAGATAAAGATATTTATGATGTTGTCATTGTGAACTTTGCAAACTGTGATATGGTTGGTCACACTGGTATTATTCCAGCTGCGATTAAAGCTGTAAGTGTTGTTGATGAATGTGTTGGAGAAGTTTACGAAAAAGTTCTTGAACTTGGTGGAACAATGTTAATCACTGCTGATCATGGTAATAGTGAAAGATTATTGGATGAAGAAGGAAATCCATTTACAGCACATACAACAAACCCAGTTCCTTTAATTCTAACAAATACACATTTAGAATTAAAAGAAGGTGGAAAATTAGGAGATTTAGCTCCAACAATCCTACAATTATTAGGATTACCAGTACCAAAAGAAATGACTGGAGAAAGTTTATTGAAATAA
- a CDS encoding AAA family ATPase, whose translation MKRLIMIGGTMGVGKTTISQLLKKKLDCCVMLDGDWCWDMHPFVVNDDTKAMVMNNIVYQLQSFIDCSVIENIVFCWVLYEQEIIDEICQRLDLSNVQVYPISLVCDKKTLKEHLQKDIELGIRNESVIERSLERLQHYHKLTTHQINISALSQEEIVGQILDYI comes from the coding sequence ATGAAAAGATTAATAATGATTGGTGGTACAATGGGTGTTGGTAAAACAACAATTAGTCAATTGTTGAAAAAGAAATTGGATTGTTGTGTCATGTTAGATGGAGATTGGTGTTGGGATATGCATCCATTTGTAGTGAATGATGATACAAAAGCAATGGTTATGAATAATATTGTTTATCAATTACAATCTTTTATTGACTGTTCGGTAATTGAAAATATTGTTTTTTGCTGGGTTTTATATGAACAGGAGATTATTGATGAAATCTGTCAGAGACTTGATTTATCCAATGTTCAAGTTTATCCAATTTCACTTGTGTGTGACAAAAAGACTTTAAAAGAACATTTACAAAAAGATATTGAATTGGGAATCAGAAATGAGAGTGTGATTGAAAGAAGTTTGGAACGTTTACAACATTATCATAAACTAACAACACATCAAATTAATATCTCTGCTTTAAGTCAAGAAGAGATTGTTGGACAGATTCTTGATTATATTTAA